Genomic window (Bacillus pumilus):
ACAAGGAGTGTGCTTTCCGTTTGGCCATAGCCATCTCGTACTTCTATATCGAAATGTTTTTTGAATGTATCAATGACTTCACGGTTGAGCGGCTCTCCCGCAGAAACGGCACTATGCAGCTTTGGCAGTGCGTACTGACTCAAATCATCTACCTTCGCCATAAAGCGGTATTCTGTTGGTGTACAGCATAGGACATTGATTTCATTTTTTTGAAGCAGTTCTAAATACGTATTTGGATTGAATTTCCCTCCGTATACAAAGCCTTCTGCTCCACTTCCTAGCACCGATAAGAGCGGGCTCCACACCCATTTTTGCCAGCCTGGTCCTGCTGTCGCCCACACTTTATCCCCTTCATTAATGGAGAGCCATGCTTTGGCAGCTGTGCGTAAATGTGCATATGCCCAGCCGTGTGTATGAACAACTCCTTTTGGATGACCTGTTGTACCAGACGTATAAGATAAGAACGCCATATCTGTACGTGCTGTTGATGCCATTGGCAGCTCGCTTGATTGGTGATCCTTTTGCGCAAGAATATTTGTCCAGCCATGATCGTTTTCCCCGATGGAGAATGTTTTAAAATCATTAGGCTGATTGGTTCCGTCAAACGATTGAATGAATGAAGAGTAAACAATCGCGCCCTTTGCTTCTGCATGCTCAATTCGATAATCTAAATCTTTCGCACGCAGCATTTCTGAACAAGGAATAACGACCATTCCAGTTTTTAGAATGGCTAAATAAATGCTGTATGCCTCTAGCATGCGCGGCACCATCACAATGATTTTATCGCCTTTTTTAAAGCCTGCATTTAATAATACATGACCAATTTTATTTG
Coding sequences:
- the mbcS gene encoding acyl-CoA synthetase MbcS, whose protein sequence is MKREDLIAPEQYNLVSEIESFSHDREKMALHWQDGNGHEAHVTYAALVEEANKIGHVLLNAGFKKGDKIIVMVPRMLEAYSIYLAILKTGMVVIPCSEMLRAKDLDYRIEHAEAKGAIVYSSFIQSFDGTNQPNDFKTFSIGENDHGWTNILAQKDHQSSELPMASTARTDMAFLSYTSGTTGHPKGVVHTHGWAYAHLRTAAKAWLSINEGDKVWATAGPGWQKWVWSPLLSVLGSGAEGFVYGGKFNPNTYLELLQKNEINVLCCTPTEYRFMAKVDDLSQYALPKLHSAVSAGEPLNREVIDTFKKHFDIEVRDGYGQTESTLLVGVLKGMDIKPGSMGKPTPGNEVDIIDEDGNVCSPGEIGDIAVHLETPALFKEYYKDEERTKAQRRGNYFITGDRAKKDEDGYFWFESRRDDIIVSSGYTIGPFEVEDALIKHAAVKECAVVASPDEIRGSIVKAYVVLRDGTAQSDELIKELQTHVKNTTAPYKYPREIEFIDELPKTPSAKIRRVELRERELARKGS